A single Aspergillus puulaauensis MK2 DNA, chromosome 7, nearly complete sequence DNA region contains:
- a CDS encoding protein kinase family protein (COG:T;~EggNog:ENOG410PPCU;~InterPro:IPR008271,IPR036322,IPR000719,IPR011009;~PFAM:PF07714,PF00069;~go_function: GO:0004672 - protein kinase activity [Evidence IEA];~go_function: GO:0005515 - protein binding [Evidence IEA];~go_function: GO:0005524 - ATP binding [Evidence IEA];~go_process: GO:0006468 - protein phosphorylation [Evidence IEA]) yields MRASSHVYSSNVGITMTPRAHDELHTEIYQEVYALLERKDEEALRFAPDGTAEQVLHADKLRRFFRSLLDPDHTTPVQFKATEDELIARVKERRLQPFLAVVIIAGCSMTTARTVTTKLIANKPPRSRHGTVIGSLPIDQEVLRDIFNGNKVDTDKFLGKQAYFCPVVIRNRQETRIEDTNHRRLPYLEEQSLRKGSFGHVFRVKIAKGHFYDPVRKTVNPEPLEVARKDYELSSEFDAAGEREIMEQIFASSASSCPNILNNMGSLAFGPAVYSLFMPLAICDLRQYMMQLHQARLNSPEERMEILRCAIGLAGGLHFLHREMRTRDMAHLVCYHMDLKPSNILIFRETGGNGEICNIWKISDFGMSRMKIRRSQERVEKVKDVNSWFIRRSAPEDPSTAPTKNRRAEGTYLAPESVSPEPTMNTHSDVWSLGCVLSVVFTHMEDGSEGVRNYAAQRLRQDDAVGYDRFFVLTRGFKAAKLNPAVRKTHAYLVQRASSRSPEEGHLMKAALEFLENHVLQIDQRRREDAKKLESMLEGTFKDYMKLLAGPSVAKPLPKPRGERIREKVLASISPNPKEAAHGTAETWCLSEVEPFKGCQISPDCSFVAYWTDRKILLYSKHSINSANAHDITSAAQYTIDKEACFWNTIRLTDKYLAASTTSATFQCYLFDLRDSGLNILRIIDLPQPAISKLAISPKSHTLACIVRSSDDDRKPGSLLIFRLSEFFRRVFRLATRAIGEVAHKSGVPDELADIYGDTWWKCPLEWPARNIARMLFSTEEDVYFVVRPELTVRKSRKRVYVVHVNISTKDLHFLPIEPLGLDSSTTARLFTTFSPFVGEAATCAVVTREKQLHIHNLMADDSATPIRKDFKNYRIVKLLKGSEDNRLYAVARQLGNYKMMLVEMTVPRSNDDEVQTRELAHLPDLADDDQFIARLLNEKHGKSVLIASVVGSGQRAIHRVGFEGHQ; encoded by the exons ATGCGAGCGTCCAGTCATGTATATTCCTCTAACGTCGGTATCACGATGACACCACGCGCGCACGACGAGCTCCACACTGAGATTTATCAAGAGGTCTATGCGCTAttggagaggaaggatgaggaggctcTTCGATTCGCGCCTGACGGGACGGCTGAGCAGGTATTGCACGCAGACAAACTCCGGCGCTTCTTCCGTAGCCTGCTCGACCCCGACCACACGACCCCTGTCCAGTTCAAGGCCACGGAGGATGAACTGATTGCGAGGGTCAAAGAACGGCGACTTCAACCATTCCTTGCAGTAGTAATCATCGCGGGATGCTCCATGACAACAGCGAGAACTGTCACCACCAAGCTCATTGCCAACAAGCCACCAAGGAGTAGGCACGGAACTGTTATTGGCTCGCTACCTATCGACCAGGAAGTCCTTCGTGACATCTTTAATGGGAATAAGGTCGATACAGACAAATTTCTGGGAAAGCAGGCGTATTTCTGTCCGGTGGTAATACGGAACAGACAGGAAACGAGAATCGAGGATACCAATCACCGACGACTTCCCTACCTGGAGGAGCAAAGTCTACGGAAGGGGTCTTTTGGGCATGTATTCAGGGTGAAGATAGCGAAAGGCCACTTCTACGACCCTGTTCGCAAGACCGTGAACCCAGAGCCCTTGGAAGTAGCGCGCAAAGACTACGAGCTGAGCAGCGAGTTCGACGCTGCGGGTGAGCGGGAAATCATGGAGCAAATATTTGCAAGTTCCGCTTCGAGCTGCCCTAACATTTTGAACAATATGGGCAGTCTCGCGTTCGGCCCGGCGGTGTATAGTCTCTTTATGCCGCTGGCAATCTGTGATCTCCGCCAATATatgatgcagctgcatcaaGCGCGCCTTAACAGCCCTGAGGAACGAATGGAGATTCTTCGCTGTGCCATAGGCCTTGCTGGAGGGCTTCACTTCCTTCACCGCGAAATGAGAACCCGGGATATGGCGCATTTGGTCTGCTACCATATGGACCTGAAGCCGAGCAACATTTTGATTTTCAGGGAGACTGGTGGAAACGGTGAAATTTGCAATATTTGGAAAATAAGTGACTTTGGAATGTCACGTATGAAAATCCGACGTTCTCAGGAACGAGTTGAAAAGGTGAAGGATGTCAATAGCTGGTTCATCCGGCGGTCGGCCCCAGAGGATCCGTCGACGGCACCAACGAAAAATCGAAGAGCGGAAGGAACGTACCTGGCACCGGAGTCAGTTTCCCCGGAGCCCACGATGAACACACATAGTGATGTGTGGTCTCTTGGATGCGTTTTGAGCGTAGTCTTCACGCATATGGAAGACGGAAGCGAGGGCGTGAGAAACTACGCGGCACAACGACTGAGACAGGATGATGCTGTGGGATATGACAGATTCTTTGTCCTGACTCGCGGCTTCAAGGCTGCAAAGTTGAACCCGGCGGTCAGAAAGACACACGCCTATCTTGTCCAGAGAGCAAGCAGTAGGAGTCCCGAGGAAGGACATCTGATGAAGGCTGCGCTGGAATTTCTTGAGAATCATGTTCTACAGATAGACCAGCGAAGGCGAGAGGACGCAAAGAAACTCGAATCTATGCTGGAGGGCACTTTCAAAGATTACATGAAACTGCTGGCTGGTCCTAGTGTGGCGAAACCACTCCCGAAGCCGCGAGGTGAACGCATCCGAGAGAAGGTCCTGGCAAG TATAAGTCCAAATCCCAAAGAGGCGGCACACGGCACAGCAGAGACGTGGTGTCTGTCTGAAGTTGAACCGTTCAAAGGCTGTCAAATATCCCCTGATTGCTCATTCGTCGCATACTGGACAGACCGCAAAATCTTACTTTACTCGAAACATTCGATCAACTCTGCCAACGCGCATGATATAACCTCTGCTGCTCAGTATACAATAGACAAAGAGGCTTGCTTTTGGAACACCATCCGCTTGACCGACAAGTATCTGGCTGCCTCTACAACAAGCGCTACATTTCAG TGTTATCTTTTTGACCTGAGAGACAGTGGCCTCAATATTCTCCGCATAATTGACTTACCACAGCCTGCTATCAGTAAACTGGCCATATCACCGAAAAGCCATACACTGGCATGCATTGTGAGATCAAGCGATGATGATCGGAAGCCTGGATCTTTGCTGATTTTCCGTCTTTCCGAGTTCTTTCGAAGGGTATTCAGGCT TGCTACACGCGCCATCGGAGAAGTGGCCCATAAGAGTGGCGTTCCTGATGAATTAGCGGACATTTATGGAGATACTTGGTGGAAGTGCCCGCTAGAATGGCCAGCCCGGAATATAGCGCGAATGCTGTTCAGCACCGAAGAAGACGTGTACTTTGTAGTTCGGCCTGAGCTTACGGTTCGAAAAAGCAGGAAAAGAGTTTACGTCGTTCATGTCAACATATCCACCAAGGATCTGCATTTCCTACCCATCGAACCACTG GGGCTTGACAGCAGTACCACCGCCCGTCTATTTACGACCTTCTCACCATTTGTCGGAGAAGCTGCTACCTGTGCCGTTGTGACGCGAGAAAAACAGTTACATATACATAATCTGATGGCCGATGATTCGGCAACTCCTATTCGGAAAGATTTCAAGAACTATCGAATCGTGAAGTTACTGAAAGGATCCGAAGACAACAGATTGTACGCGGTGGCCAGGCAATTGGGAAACTATAAAATGATGCTGGTGGAGATGACAGTACCACGATCGAACGATGACGAAGTCCAGACCAGGGAGCTGGCGCATCTGCCGGATCTAGCGGACGACGACCAGTTCATCGCAAGGCTGCTCAACGAGAAACATGGCAAGAGTGTTTTGATTGCATCAGTGGTTGGGAGCGGCCAGCGCGCAATCCATAGAGTTGGTTTTGAGGGGCACCAGTAG
- a CDS encoding uncharacterized protein (COG:S;~EggNog:ENOG410PUUZ;~TransMembrane:5 (o335-356i462-480o492-510i554-574o580-603i)), giving the protein MAQDFTSARESFERNIRRLSTAVPGYDQLCRWIEGDVKVSRIDFAAEGYGRPSQFANGGILTHPETLHRWLTGDLQDTTTRYVLIEDLDTSVCYTLGAAFDIEPQFFLDHMNNQLSMFSPSERDHRIQWNTWNLSHHYMSFHWYRPVSRSKRAKNADRRNEIDQRYERVLHIGSEANEFGEDIDIYAISVVRAVSSILRPEWDLSTFNTATKGLAAIEERVSIYQTTVNNCQYYIVLTDAIPSARKTTWKHYGSEPENRDIHPDDAESEKVNLYETLVPRFTPGITARTITRLDDRELEETYEAMPSTMQCLLNNSDPTNQAPITNPGPCNHLPFVHLFGIVMSDTLGLLHLLYAVQRDIVQTTASQDTQIAHILSKRTSLATLHAQLPPLSRDIQKTLEELASRGKYGTSQNESIASLGIDFDKTIQGVKEASNAITGTLQFIESHRAILEAENVTRLTELAFLFIPLSFAASLFSMQIQPLTDPVPVGHFVAFAISLSTATYALRLAARSTWVSRQKKAILDSIRARSSISPGAPIPNTAIFAWVYARTGPAIGLILAVGCFLTPLLVVIWIRPLDLGLKIALTLLFLVFMSFIVAVGVLVSPSLRRRLRQGMQIGWYNLAEGAQRDERKSLQERFMKWTIGTK; this is encoded by the exons ATGGCCCAGGATTTTACGTCTGCTCGAGAAAGCTTCGAGAGAAATATAAGACGCCTTTCCACAGCTGTTCCCGGATATGACCAACTCTGCCGTTGGATAGAGGGTGATGTGAAAGTCTCACGCATCGATTTCGCTGCTGAGGGATACGGTCGACCTAGCCAGTTCGCCAACGGCGGCATTCTTACTCACCCCGAGACGTTGCATCGGTGGTTAACTGGAGATTTGCAAGATACAACTACTCGATATGTGCTGATAGAGGACCTTGACACCAGCGTTTGTTATACGCTGGGAGCGGCCTTCGACATAGAACCACAGTTCTTCCTGGACCATATGAACAACCAGCTCTCGATGTTTTCTCCATCAGAACGCGACCATCGCATCCAATGGAATACCTGGAATCTTTCGCACCACTACATGTCATTCCACTGGTACCGACCTGTTTCTCGGTCCAAGAGGGCCAAAAATGCTGACAGGCGCAACGAGATCGACCAGCGATATGAGAGAGTGTTGCATATCGGTTCCGAGGCCAATGAGTTCGGAGAGGACATAGATATCTATGCCATCAGCGTGGTTCGTGCCGTGTCAAGTATCCTCCGTCCTGAGTGGGACCTGTCTACGTTTAATACGGCCACCAAGGGTCTCGCTGCAATCGAAGAGCGCGTCTCAATATACCAGACCACGGTAAACAATTGCCAATATT ATATCGTTTTAACTGACGCGATCCCGAGCGCACGCAAAACAACGTGGAAGCATTATGGCAGCGAACCGGAGAACCGCGACATCCACCCTGATGACGCAGAGTCCGAAAAAGTGAACCTTTATGAGACTCTGGTTCCTCGCTTTACCCCGGGAATTACCGCTAGGACTATTACCCGCCTGGACGACAGGGAACTAGAAGAAACCTATGAGGCCATGCCCTCGACCATGCAATGCCTTTTGAATAACTCAGATCCTACAAACCAAGCACCTATCACAAACCCCGGGCCTTGCAATCATCTGCCGTTTGTCCATCTTTTTGGTATCGTCATGTCTGATACCCTGGGTCTGCTGCATCTCCTCTACGCTGTTCAGCGTGACATCGTGCAGACTACAGCATCCCAGGACACCCAAATTGCCCATATACTCAGCAAAAGAACAAGTCTTGCCACACTACACGCGCAGCTACCACCATTAAGCAGAGACATTCAGAAGACCTTGGAGGAACTAGCCAGCCGAGGAAAGTACGGGACGTCGCAGAATGAAAGTATTGCAAGTCTAGGAATAGACTTTGACAAGACGATTCAGGGCGTCAAGGAAGCTTCAAATGCAATAACGGGCACCCTACAGTTCATAGAGAGCCATCGCGCCATCCTCGAAGCCGAGAACGTTACACGCCTGACCGAGCTTGCCTTTCTTTTCATCCCACTATCATTCGCCGCATCGCTATTCTCCATGCAGATACAACCACTCACCGACCCTGTACCCGTCGGCCATTTTGTCGCGTTCGCCATATCGCTGAGCACAGCTACATATGCTCTCCGCCTCGCCGCACGGAGCACATGGGTAAGTCGACAGAAGAAAGCCATTCTGGACTCGATTCGCGCCCGCAGCTCTATCTCACCTGGCGCGCCAATTCCTAACACGGCGATCTTTGCTTGGGTTTATGCTCGAACAGGGCCAGCAATAGGCCTGATATTGGCTGTCGGGTGCTTCCTGACCCCTCTACTTGTTGTCATCTGGATACGCCCGCTGGATTTGGGGCTCAAGATTGCCTTGACTctcttgtttcttgttttcaTGTCCTTTATCGTTGCGGTGGGGGTTCTAGTATCGCCCAGCCTGCGCAGGAGACTCCGACAAGGGATGCAGATCGGGTGGTATAATCTTGCAGAGGGTGCGCAGCGGGACGAAAGAAAGTCCCTACAGGAAAGATTTATGAAGTGGACAATAGGTACAAAGTAG
- a CDS encoding Fig1 domain-containing protein (COG:S;~EggNog:ENOG410PM0A;~InterPro:IPR033481;~PFAM:PF12351;~TransMembrane:4 (o153-175i280-306o326-347i377-400o);~go_component: GO:0016020 - membrane [Evidence IEA];~go_process: GO:0032220 - plasma membrane fusion involved in cytogamy [Evidence IEA]), producing the protein MDTAGSSEKAEVGVQSTPPRAESLNPDTPETFAHAELPSSSFPLLQKLRVDRKWRAKWRSKKQTQQESEQSSVDHDRDRDQEAEAGQEAEEGEEDVDVVEETDEGTSMLGRASRSSTSYLSTENDNSGWRAAWDKLKAWIFLPVWRFLPLRMIGYHHVLMGISIVGIVLLSLLVAGCSSYRMRRIYLLQLSYDHQVSNSNLQNGGAVTNPSFYAVVANTSSTASLDVRVGYFGVCMAGVSEGNPSSWTCRPKAKDLAEKVLETQDPLNVLAVADNFRDQIILSVIIIMSIVLTLIGFCGLGTFPGWHEETVNDETFEVKPFPSQAISILILGLYALATLFLLAAILWQHVAVVAHSATIEAAFNGAVKGGVGTAAMAFGWVAIGTNFLVIIGLAVMVISLRLLSKLVNDDEYEA; encoded by the exons ATGGACACCGCGGGTTCATCGGAAAAGGCTGAGGTTGGAGTCCAATCGACCCCACCACGAGCAGAGAGCCTGAACCCAGACACGCCGGAAACATTTGCGCACGCCGAACtaccgtcgtcgtcgttccCTCTATTGCAGAAACTACGCGTCGATCGAAAATGGAGGGCCAAATGGAGGAGCAAAAAGCAGACTCAGCAAGAGAGCGAGCAATCATCGGTGGACCAtgaccgtgaccgtgaccaggaggcagaggcaggtcaagaggcagaggagggagaggaggatgtcgacgtcGTGGAGGAGACTGACGAGGGAACAAGTATGCTTGGCCGAGCCTCCAGGTCCAGCACCAGTTACCTCTCCACAGAGAATGATAACTCAGGCTGGAGGGCCGCATGGGACAAACTAAAAGCCTGGATATTCTTACCAGTGTGGAGGTTCTTACCACTGCGGATGATCGGGTATCACCACGTATTAATGGGCATCAGCATCGTGGGAATTGTATTGCTTT CACTCTTGGTCGCGGGCTGCTCCTCATATCGAATGCGTCGCATATACCTCCTGCAGTTATCCTACGACCATCAAGTCTCTAATTCCAACCTGCAAAATGGGGGAGCAGTCACCAACCCCTCGTTCTACGCAGTCGTTGCAAATACCAGCTCTACTGCGAGTCTTGACGTGCGAGTAGGCTACTTCGGGGTATGCATGGCAGGCGTCTCAGAAGGTAATCCTTCAAGCTGGACTTGTCGacccaaggccaaggacctTGCAGAAAAGGTGCTTGAGACCCAGGACCCGCTCAATGTACTAGCTGTGGCGGATAACTTTCGAGATCAAATCATACTTTCCGTGATAAT AATAATGTCCATCGTTCTGACGCTCATCGGATTCTGCGGCTTGGGCACATTTCCCGGGTGGCACGAGGAGACTGTGAATGACGAAACATTCGAAGTCAAGCCTTTCCCGTCTCAGGCaatatctatacttatactCGGTTTGTACGCACTGGCAACGCTTTTCCTCTTGGCTGCTATTCTCTGGCAGCATGTCGCAGTAGTAGCACACTCTGCCACCATAGAGGCTGCGTTTAACGGTGCAGTCAAAGGGGGAGTAGGCACTGCAGCAATGGCGTTTGGTTGGGTAGCCATCGGGACCAACTTCCTTGTAATTATAGGACTGGCAGTGATGGTTATAAGTCTGCGGCTGCTAAGTAAGCTGGTTAACGATGATGAATATGAGGCCTGA